Proteins encoded by one window of Paenibacillus sp. DCT19:
- a CDS encoding SDR family oxidoreductase translates to MTNGKRKTDNAPVVLITGTSSGFGMLTAISLAKRGYLVVATMRDLSRKEALVRLAAEAGISDQIRYIRLDVTDPDSVTEAMDEILRQYGRIDMLVNNAGFAVGGFIEEVPMADWRRQMETNLFGLIEVTRAVLPVMRKQRSGFIINISSVSGLSGFPGYAPYATSKFAVEGFTESLRHEMAPFGIKAVLIEPGAYRTPIWNKGLGEIRQREQSPYYKQLDAVLRYSRRTGETAPDPQEVADLIVRIGQMRSPRLRYALGKGSRLLIIGKALLPWKWFEWIIARGLK, encoded by the coding sequence TTGACGAATGGAAAAAGGAAGACGGACAATGCACCGGTGGTCTTAATAACCGGCACATCTAGTGGATTTGGGATGCTGACAGCGATTAGTTTGGCGAAACGAGGTTATCTGGTTGTAGCAACAATGCGTGACCTCAGTCGTAAGGAAGCGTTGGTGAGGCTAGCCGCAGAAGCGGGAATCTCGGATCAAATACGATACATACGCTTGGACGTCACTGATCCCGATTCGGTAACGGAGGCGATGGATGAGATCCTTCGGCAGTACGGCCGGATTGATATGTTGGTGAACAATGCAGGTTTTGCAGTTGGAGGATTCATTGAGGAAGTACCTATGGCGGATTGGCGAAGACAAATGGAGACGAATCTGTTTGGACTTATTGAGGTTACGCGCGCTGTTCTGCCAGTGATGCGTAAGCAAAGAAGCGGATTCATTATTAATATCTCCAGCGTTAGTGGGTTATCGGGCTTTCCAGGATATGCACCCTATGCTACCTCTAAGTTTGCGGTGGAAGGTTTCACAGAAAGCTTACGCCATGAGATGGCTCCATTTGGTATAAAGGCTGTATTGATAGAGCCCGGCGCGTATCGTACCCCTATATGGAACAAGGGCTTAGGTGAGATTCGTCAGCGGGAGCAGTCGCCTTACTACAAGCAGCTGGATGCAGTGCTCCGTTACTCCCGTCGTACAGGCGAAACTGCGCCTGATCCGCAAGAAGTGGCTGACCTAATTGTTCGGATTGGACAGATGCGCTCCCCACGACTTCGATATGCGCTCGGCAAAGGCTCTCGTTTGCTGATTATCGGTAAGGCTCTATTGCCGTGGAAGTGGTTCGAGTGGATTATTGCCCGTGGATTGAAATAA
- a CDS encoding GNAT family N-acetyltransferase: MSKASSNESISICNIVRDDAEHYWPFRLEALKNHPEAFGASFEISVQIPMTEVQERIHNEPDDYILGAYAQDGSLAGMMGFKREYGLKLRHKGMIWGVYVSPAYRGLGVASRLLQEVLERGRQLEGLKQINLCVVTTNGSAKRLYEQAGFETYGIEKNALEVYGQGYDEAHMTYFYTKQ, translated from the coding sequence ATGAGCAAAGCTTCCTCCAACGAATCTATCTCAATTTGCAATATTGTGCGTGATGATGCAGAGCACTACTGGCCTTTTCGACTAGAAGCGCTCAAAAATCATCCTGAAGCGTTCGGTGCTTCGTTTGAGATTTCAGTACAGATCCCCATGACTGAGGTGCAAGAACGCATACATAATGAGCCGGATGATTACATTCTTGGAGCATACGCCCAGGATGGTTCTCTAGCAGGAATGATGGGGTTCAAGCGAGAATATGGGCTAAAGTTAAGACACAAAGGCATGATCTGGGGTGTCTATGTGTCTCCTGCTTATCGTGGACTTGGAGTGGCTTCTCGTCTACTTCAGGAGGTGCTTGAGCGAGGGAGACAGCTAGAGGGATTGAAACAAATCAATCTATGTGTTGTTACAACGAATGGATCAGCTAAACGTTTATATGAACAAGCGGGGTTTGAGACATACGGAATCGAAAAAAATGCCTTGGAAGTTTATGGTCAGGGATATGATGAAGCTCATATGACTTACTTCTATACGAAACAATAG